The following nucleotide sequence is from Cucumis melo cultivar AY chromosome 1, USDA_Cmelo_AY_1.0, whole genome shotgun sequence.
TCAACAAAAGGTTGACAATGCATAAGTCTTTATCTGGACAGTGGcatgtctttcttttcttattatgGTTTCTCCCCAATGATAGTAGGTTTTGAAGGTATAAACTACAATTTGTAGAGTTTATGCATTGATGCAGCATCAAAATGAGACGAAAGTGAATAATATTTATGATTCTATTTGGAAGACAACATTTAATTACATTTGTAAAATATTCATTGTGATTGTAGATCATCCTGAGGTAGATCGTTGGCATTGAACATAATTCTTGGCTTTCCCATGCTGAAGTTGAGGACCCTTGCATTCATATTGTACTTGATTTCTCCATCATAAAGCATCTTTCTTATGTAGTGTTCTATGTCTGAACCTATTAGCCTAAGTGTATATTCTGTCAATGGAGCTCCCTGCTTTCCACAAATAAACACACACACGTGTCATCAATATAATTTAATTGTCACACTAACTTCACAGATCTAAGTTACAAAATATGTGTATGCCACGTCAGTAATATTGCCCTTCTATCATTAGAGTAGAAATTTTGGATGAGACCTAAAACAAGTAGGGTGATGACTTGGAATGCCCTGGGTCTTTGGGTCCCAATATCCATACCAAGtcaaatgtttttatttttgtaggCTCCAAATTTCACCAACTATTCCAACAAATTTATACTTCAAACATAGTTATAGGTTAGAAACATTCTAGAGAAGTCAAAGTAATATTACATCCAAAAACTAGGATGTTCTCTGTATTtagtatttaaaaagaaaaagattgtcTATCAATTTAATGGAATCAAACTAAAATTTGGACGATGATAAAAAATCTATTGCCTTCAAATTCATTAACGACGGGTTTACTAACATCTTGTTTACTTAATATTTACATTTTCAATTTCTTATCTACTTTTTGCATTTCTAAAACATTAAGCCTATAAACACTCTTTTcacatttaaattttttgttttgttttttattttctactgatgttttcaaaagttaaaccaagttttaaaaactaaacaaagtaatttttacgttttttatttttatttttagaattttactaaaaaattacatttttatttaaaggAGATGAAAATCACCCTAAGAAATTGGGAGAAAAAagacttatttttaaaaatccaaAATCAAATAGTTAACCAAATAAACCCCAGCAATAAAAGAGATAATATTACGCTTTGGTATTATGATTTCATCCTATAATTGCTGCTtagaatataaatatattttacaaaatttcaatGTCAAATATTGTGGGCTTCAATTGTTGTTTTGTCAATTGAACCATACATACCTTTGTATAGGCACTAACAACAATCAATAAAAGTACATCAACGTATTTATACATTCTTTAGCTCAATTAGTATAGTATTAGCTAGTCCGATTTTATTAACAAATACGTCGATTTGAACTTTTCACAGAGCTAACCCCTGATATAACAAAGAATCCTAAAATACTAAAAagtgagagagaaagaaaaagtacCTCATAATGATCCACAAGCTCTTGGAAGTAAGCATAGACTTTATTGCAAGTTTCAGGATTCCAAAGGAACTCATTACTTGGATCCAAAATGAGAGTAAGTTTATCCATTTGAGTTTGATCAAACTCACAAGTAACCGGGTCAATGTAAGCTGCATATATTCTTACATGTCTTGTCACACTGCTAAGCCATTGTCCTCCATACTCTCTTCCCATGTTTTTGCTCTTCACATTCTGTTGTACTTCGACGGGTCGCAGCGGCGATGGTTTCGGCGTTGCCTGTTCTTGATCTTCTTCCTGGTCTCCAACTTTTAGTTGCTCTGCAGCTTCATTGAGCTGAGCTGAGATGGGAAATCTGAGTGTgtgttttgtgttttgtttgCCATTTTTCCAACCCACCATAGAAAACATTATGTAAGATGAAGCTGCTGCTGCTGTTGCCATGGAGGAATTCTTTTGGTGTCTATCTTTTAGAAAATGGTTGGTTTTGATTTCTCTGTTTTATAGTTTTGGagtattttcctttttttccttcCGAATGGCTgacttttttttcaaatgaaatgAGATCCAATTGTTTGTGGATAAGATTTTTTTGGTTCTGTTTCATCATTTGGTGCACTTATTGGCTGGTTTtctatttctcttttctttttaattagaCCCCCAGAAAAGAGAAGACCCAGAAAAAGGGATTATAAACTTTTGGGAATTCATTTATAGGTTTGATTTTGTCCCTAAGGTTTCAGTCATTTAATGCTAATATTTAGGgttaaaaacttaaaagaaaacatattcAATCCATTCCATCCCACTGTTTTGATGGAAGTTTAGCTTAGCAGTAGTTGACATGACATTCCATGTCAAAGATAAGAAATTCAATCTCAACAATGAAAAATTATTTGGTAAAGAGATGTTTGTTTCATTTATTTGTCAAATATTCATCGGGCATACATTATTATTCGAtccaaatttttattaaaaagttTAGGTCCCATATAcgatttgatttttaatttttcttttctattaaataatttagacccttaaacaaaaacaatataattttttattccATTTATGAGGttataaaattttttttttttgatcaAATACATATACTTTTAGTCGGattctaaaaacaaaacaagttttagaaaactaatttattttagttttaaaattttgataaataatgatttggtttttgaaaatgatGAGTAAAgtaaacaacaaaataaaaaaatttatatttaattcaCTTTTCAAAAACTGAAATCAAAACTAAATTTTGAATTGGATTGATTCACATGTTCCTATTATAGGACTAAAAGTTCAGGTTTAAGAAAATAAGCAAAATCTCCGTAAGGACTCACTCCTTATTATGAGTAAGATGTGTATAGAGAAAGGATTATATGAATAGATTTATGGAGATTTTACCGTAAGAGAGGGAAATGTTTGAAGGTAAAAATGAGTTCATGAAAACCCTAAAACTAAGGTTTACATAACCCTACATCCAAACGGGATTAACACTAATACCAAATGCCCCCTCAGAATCCTAAAAAGagaacaaaattaaaaaggaatATTTTAGCTTTTCATACAAAATTATTTCATTCCAGTCCGAATTAAAAATGTCCATTTACAGTAATGGCAGAAACGGAGTTGATCCAGATTTCTGCAACTAGAAGAAGCTGAACTAAAAACCTAAACtaaacaaaagaaagagaaaaaaaaaaactaaactaaactaaaactaaactaaactgTGATTCTGTTAAACCTTAATGGTGGGAGACTGGACAAAACCTTGCTCCCAACGAGGAAGGAGCAAGCAACTCAGTTTGCCAACTATTGCACAGCCAAATTCTCATTCATTACCCGAACTGGTTTGATTAGCTCGTCGGGATCTTCTAACAGTAACTCAGAGAGGTAACCTTGACAAAAGGACGTAGTCTGGCTTGTCGAGTCATGGCTTTCTTCAATATCTTCATCACTGCCGACATCAAGGCTGATATAATCTGTCAGATCCTCAAGAAAAGGGTCACTCGATTTAACAGGAAGCTGCTTATCACTCACCACCAATCTAGATCTAGAAACATCCTGATTTGTAGAACCAAAGTAGCGTCCTTGATCGTTATTCCTCCCTTCCAATCGCTTTCTTTTCCTTCCTTTAGTTTGTTGTTTAGGATGGTGAAGTTTGCATGTTGATCTATCCGGGCATGTTCCTGTTGCTTCCAACAAGGGGCACACATAACTGTGCTTCTTACGGCACTGAACAATTAGGTTCCAGATTTCATTAGATTCACAATTTTACAGTTTATACACATGACATATTATTGAGTTAAAAACTTGATATTGtctttaaaaattcaaatggcATCTAAAGGAGCAAATTTAGAAGTATGATAAAAAGCATTGCTCAGAAACAGTAAACAAAATGTCTTTTGAACATATTTTTCAGAATCCACCAccaaatagtaaccactagggGAAAAAAAATGAGTCCTCAGTCAGGAAGGGTCACCAGCATCACGAAGCACACTTGCAAAAGCTGAAGATTTTCAGGGAGACAACAATGTGTTTGACCAGAAAATTTGCAGCATATTCGTTAAGAGTTAAAACTACATCAAATAAATGTGCAAGTGCTTCATGTTGACTAACCAGAAAATAATACTTGAAAAGTGGAGATTACCTCGTTTCCCAGAGCACAATAGCCCCTAAGGAAAGCCTCGCAAGTAGGAACCTTTGAGTTAACATTTACATGTCTATAAGCACAATTTTTGCTGCTGCATAAACCTGTCAAGAAGTCCATTATATACCTGGAGTCCagtaattttctttctttctctctctctctctctctctctctctctttttttttttttttttttggtgggaaagttaaagtttgagaatTACCCTGTAGAAAGTATGAACAATCAGGCATCCTTTCTGGAATCACCTGTGAACGAAAATTGAGATGAAAGGTTATCGACATTTGACAATTAACAAAACTAAAGCTTACGCAAGAAAAGATCCATCAATTCCATCAGTGAACCTTATGAGTCAATTTGCAGCTTGCGTTAGAACATAAACCGTTGAGAAATTTTGTGCAGACTGCAATCTTGGAAGTGTCGTGAATATAAGGGCACTTGCCACCTTCTTTGTTACATTTACCAAATCTTGTGAAAAATTGACAGTACATCCGCTTCTTAGCCAGCCGCTGTCTTGCAGTGTGCAAACTCCATCGAATTTTCTCACTTGCCAATATGCGTGCTCTTCTTTTTGGATTTCGGACCAATTGATTGCCTTTTCCGATCTTTACATATCTACCAGTCATTAAGAGTCAATTACAAGAACATTAGTAGCACAATTGTCTCAAAACTTTTACGTCTATGAAACTGAAATACTAAAATCTGCATTTTTGTTTATACAGAAAACAGAAATAACAGTGATATTACACAAGTATACTGTTCATCTAATATCCATGCACATACTCGAAACATGCATTAGTTTAAATAATCACATACTCATCATTGCCAATCACTAGTCTTGCTGGAATATAAAATTTCTTAGCACTCTTTCTTGGTTGGAGAGTAGTAGAACCGGATGCTTGGTCATCTGTAGAACATGAAAAATGAAGAATAGCAATGAAATTAGAGGTTGCCGATACCTATTAAACCTGTGAATGTAAGTAATAAATATACTGGATAGCTCAAAAACAGACATGTTCTGAGAATATATAGTTTGGTTCTAACATATTTTAAGTCCAGTATTGCACAGCTGTAATGTTTTGATCTCTAATAcatcttttaataattatttagcTGTTGTGCCTAGAAAGATGCACGGATTACAtacttatattttaaaaagttcatTGAAGACCACATTGAAAAGCAACCAACGAAATAAAGCAGATGGAGCTCCTAATGTCCAGtgacttaaaataaaaaaaaataataataataaaataaaataaaaagtaataaattaattaaattaaaagaaaaagaaaaagaaaaaaaaaggaatccTTGCGATAAAGAAAAGTACAAGGGAAAAAATGTTACAAGAACTAAAGTGAAGAAACTAATACTGCGCTCCAGCAGTTTTCTTACAGAAGAAAAAACAGAAACCAGGAGATGCCCAAAGAATCTAAGAAAGACAAGTAATGTCCACCACAAAAGCAAATATCAACTAGCTGGGAGTcatgaatataatttaaaagtgtTCTTCTTTTACTTCATTATAGGAAACACAGATCACTCGGCATGCCagaaaaattaaaacacaatcTCATAGAAACTATATCCAACAGACTTACAAGAAAATTGACTTCCACCAAGAGTGTCAGAGGAAACAGATGGATCCCAGTTACGTTCTCTTTTCTTCCTATCTGCATCAGCAACTGCCCTTGTAGCTTCCTatattaaagaagagaaaaaaaactattttctgaaaaaaatgttataaaagAAAAGATCAAAGATCATTCTTGCCTCCACCAGTGCCCATGAAAAAGAATAAACAATAGGAGACtaagaggaagaagaaattgCAGCCTATGAATATATTATTAACCAACTTCCAACAAACCTCGTTAGCTTTCTTTGAGTGCTTTTCAATGGATTTTGACCACTTTAAACTAGACCTGCCAACACTTAGTACCTTGGATTTTCGAAGTGAAAATCCATGTTTTGATCTTTTATAAACTGTGTTCCTGTTCCTCAACAGCAACAATTTTCTGGTGGAGAAAAAACACTGGAATTACCACTTGTTGAACCTAACAGCCCCTTTaggtagaaaaataaaacaagcaCGAATAAGATTAGAATAGTTCGTGCACAACATGCCTCAGTATAGTCGAACTGTTTCTCTGAGTAGAAGCATTTAGTTTGAACATCTTCCAATATGTTCTTTTCCAAGGAAAAAGTCGAGGAGCCATCTTGTGATTCTGCAAATTGCCAGCACCATTTCCTGCAGCAACTGAACTGCAAAGTGTCCATACCAAAGAAGATTTTGAAGGCCCGTGTGTTTCCAATAAAGCTGTAAAGAAAATCCATATTCAGTTTTATTATTGACTGCATTTCATCCTAAAGCAACGATGAATGCCAGGACGACTAGACCCACACCTAACCCAAATGCACGGaagaaaattaaagatagaGAGAAACAATGGTTATTAGGGATACAAAGTATATTTGGGATGAAACACCAAACAAGACAAATCAATTGAATGACTTGTAAGAACAAAAGCCAGCAATGATTTAACACAGATCTTTTCGTAAATGAAAGACAAATTTTAAATATCtcttatcattatcattatttaattttattattgagGTGAACTCAGAGAGTATACAACAACAATGGGAAAGGAAatacatgaaaaaaaaactaGATCTCAAACATTTTCAGACCTATTATGTACAAGCTAAAATCCAGAAAGCTATCCATCGTGATTATTCGATTTTAACACCACAACATCTAGATACATGAATCAACAGTTCATTTTCTAACCAATAAAAGAAAGGAACGCCATAAATATGTTCTTTCaccccaaaagaaaaaaaaaactgccACATTCAGAGATAAAAATTCCCAATAAATTGAAATGGAAAAGGAGAAACTTACAAACCTTCTATCAAAGTACAGGAAAATTTAACAGTATCCAGAACCTAAGGTTAAAACGATTgctaattaaatatataagtaATCAGAAGATTAAGAGATTGAACAGTGTAGAGAACAAGAAATTTACACAATACTGCAAGCACTAAAAAGAGTGTCCCTGTATAAAGAGGCAGACACAAGGGATACAAAGATGCGAAAATCCTGTAAAACTGCCTCCTCTATGATGTATACTCATAATTCTCATTATAGGACAGtgaaatgaaatattaaaaatttagaaTCTAAATGAAATTGTTCATAATATACTGTTCCAATGGAAACATTTCCAAGGCAACGCAATAAAGCTATAATTTATCTATAATACCTTTAAATTGTTGCCTCTTATTAAAATTTCCAGCGTCTCCATCTCCATAAGAGCTTTGGGCTCCCGGCTTTGAAATATCTTCAGTGGGCAGTAAAGTCTGCTTCATCTGACATTCTGATGGGGCCCTGATTAGCTGATTCTTTTTCCTCTTGTAATAACCATCAGAGCCCAAGGAACAAGTCGTCTCCCTGTTTTTAGTTGATAAATCACAGGGATTTGAAGTTGCAACCAATTGATTTGACTTGCGCTTCACATACACCATCTTTTTTACAACTAAAGAAACAGAATTCGTTTTTTTCATTTCAGccagattttctttcttatcaGCAGTAACAACCTGACTTTTAGGAGCTAACAAAATCTTCAGTGAATCCCCAACCGACTTTGAGAGATCACTAACTTGTTTAGACTTCATGGGATTTGATTCAGTTTCATGGCAAGGAGACAGGGCACAATCTCCCATAGGCACAGAATAATTGGGGGACCGGGACTCACTAGATAGTTGGGGAGGATAGGGATTATAAACATTAGCATCAGTTCCCTTCGCTTTAGAATGGAAACAAGAGTTAGCGACCTCAACCTTGTTAGACTTTACGCTAGACCAGTAATCATGTTGATCTGATGAGCTTGAACTCAAATCATGAGAGCCCAAAACTCGTGCAGCAACTGGAGAAAGCTTTCGAACTAGGCTGTTACCTTTACGAATGTATGAAGTACTCTGAAGCATTCCACCTCCTCCATGTAACTGCCCTTGGAGAGGAATAGAGCTCAAAGAAGGCTTATTTCCAAGAGCCGGAGATGGAGAATTTACATTTCGATGCCAACTTCTGGGCTTTTTGCTATATGCTGCAGATGTTAAATTTTTTGAAGCAGGGTATGTGGAAAAGGATTTAGCAGGAAAAGCCTGAGATTTGTAATAACTCattttctgttcttttttgcatGAGTTGGAAGAATTATTGTCAGCTTGAAGTCCATTTTTTAATGCTTCCAAAGCCTGTGGTAATACATTGCCAGGGGACATATTTACAGCATTGGTATAACCTAATTTTCTATGAACAGCCAAAGGCTGTGAAAACAGAGTGTCAGTAGATGCCTTTAATTCATTTTCCACATTAGATTTCTTCTTCACTTTTTCATCATCTGCACAATCCATTTTGGAGTCAGTGTGGCTGAATGATGCCTCACAATTTAATTTATGCATTTCTGGAACATTAGAAGCTTCTGAAGAACCCAAATGACCTCGTGTATCAAACATGCTGCCCTTAATTTCCCTATCAGAATTGGCAGCGGGGAATCCCTTCTCATCAAAAGATATTTCAATACGATGCAAATTATCCTGGCAAACATTACTAGATGATTTAACTGATTCAGGATTTGGACGATCTAAGGTTTGAGAGGATGGAACTTCTGAAGGACTTTTCCACTGTTCAGTCTTATTACAAATTATAGATTGTCGTTCTGCAGCATGAACGTTTAGTTCTTTTCTTCTGTCAGTGACTACATCCATATCATCACTTTGATTAGTGGCCATTATGGTAGCACCAGTCACTTCTTGCTCATATCCCAATGATGCTGAGGGAGAAAGTGACTGACACTTCGAGATAGTTGAGACCTGGATTGAACAAGAGTTTTTTTCCAGCTGCTCATATTTCAAGAGACACTCTAGGGGGTTTCTTTCTATATTGATCTCTGTGGCAGTTTCTTTTTTCGATATATCATCGAGAACCATGCTCATCCCCTTTAAACGATCTGTAGAAACAGTACTAGCTGTGAAAAGAGTATCCACAGTGGATAATGCAACCTCCTTTCCTTCCACTAATTCACCATTAGAATTTAGTGGATCACTTAAACTAGAAATGAATGTAATTGCAGCATTAGTTTCACCACTGCGACAAGGCAAAACAGGACTAGCAATGCATGTTTTTCGTTTTTTTCGAGACTTTAATGATACATCAGTCCCTCTACTATCAACGTCAAACCCCGTCAACAATTTGTTTTTTGGTGACTTACCTAATGAAGTGTAATCGAGCATCCCACTCTCTCCAAAGGTGGTAGGATTTTCCCACATCACCATACTTCCAAGACCTGAAATATCCTGCTCTGGAGGGCAATGACCTTTAGAATTGAAACTTACACATAAATCCTCAGAATTAGTCTCTTGATTGATGTCACCAGGACCTGCAAAATTCAGTTCCCTCACCTTAGACAACAATTTCTCACCTTCTCCACTTAGTATTGGATCCTTAACTTTCAAAGAACCTTCTTCTAAACTAAGACCTAATGAAACAGAACTACTACCAACAGATTCCTGTACTCTCGTAATACCAATCCTCTCACAGTTAAAAACCTCATCCACTAGTATATTAGTACACTGATGACAATCATCTGAATTCCGATTAGTATGTTGGTCACTGTTATCAGCTTCCAAACTTAAGGAATCAACCTGCATCTCAGATGCTTTTAGATTTACACCCACCAAAGGATTTGTAATTGTAACTTTTCCTGCAGGTACTCCTACGACATCAGTCTCAAGAGGTCCAGTCACCTTATTTGTATAAAGCCGCTTGCAAATTGCATCAACAATAAAAGTTTCAGAAAGTAGAGTATTCTCTTCAAACTGAGTTACTCCATTGTCAAAATCCATGGGAGTATCTATTCTAACAGTCAAATTATTTTCATTAACAAGACTACCAAGAAGATTAGGATCATTAGGACTCGATGATCCAGACTGACTGCCTCCCAGAAAAACCATTGTAGCTTTAGACTCTTTACCTGATACACTTTCAAACGATGAATCTTCGATACCCTTACTGattccaaaatcaaactcaTTATGTCCATTTTGTAATTGAAGATTCTTACTCGAATTTAAAAGAGGTGGTATGGCAATGAAAGAAGCGTTTGTCTCAAGATGATCACTAGTTCCTCTTCCCTCTTTTGTCAAGGAATTCAATGGAGAACCTAAGCTGTTTTTATTACTCTTATCTGCAGGTACACATTCCATGCCCATGACTGTATTGGCTTGACATTCTTTTGATGCTACAGGGAGGACAGATTGATCCGCTTTTCTTTTATCTAATGATCCTGACATATCAGTCGGGGAAGCCTTCAATACAAAACCATGGTCTGAGTTCTTTCCAGATGTGGAAATCTTGTTTTCTGAAACTTCTAAACCCTTACCAGACCCGGTAACATCTGGGGGAATATTTGTCAAACTGCTTACTTTCACTGGAGGGTCTTCAGCACCTTTTCTAGTCTGTAAACCCAGTTGGGAACTCACTACCTTCTTTGCTACTTTCCTCacaacttttttcttcttcatggTCCTTACCATAGCTCCTTTTCCTGAAACATTCTTCCCTTCTACATCTGACACCTTTCCTTGTGAAGGCCTCTCAAGGTTTCTTTTTCTAAGTGAATAGCTGCCCTTAACTGAAGAAGCATCAGTTAAATTATTAGATCCATTACCAGCCAACGGACCTGTAGCCTTCTCGTCTAAATCCTTCAGCTCATTTTTAATGTCTGGGGGACAAGTGACAAATTTTGTAACATAATTTGTCCCAAAATCATCCTTGTTCTGTCCAGTTAAATGTGAGTTAGTAGAGTCAGTTTTCTCATTTACATGCCTTGAATCGACATCTGAAATAGGAGCAGACTGTGTTGGTGCCACAATAGCCTTGGCCACCAACGAATTGGATTTAAAAGAAACATCTAGCTCCATGGGACTTCCCTCTCTCCTCTTCCCTGAATCCATTCTGTAACATAAAGATCTAACCTGATTTTTGCCTCTGAGGAAACTGTTCTTCTCATCAAAATACTCAGAATCACGTAATTGCTCACTCTCTCTGTTATTGTGACAAGGATTTGCCATTTGAATTCTAAGAAAAGCACTCTTTTTCTGTACTTGCTTCCGTGGAGTGGATGTGTACTCAATATAACCTTCCATACCACCCTTATTATCATAGTAATATTTCCCTAATTCAGCATTAGAATGCCCATGCTTTCCAGATAAAATTCGAAAATCAGTACGGTCACCATGTCCTCTATCATTACTTCCATCTAAGTACGAATTGTGCATGTTCCTAAAGGTCTGTTTGCTATGAACCCATCTCTGATTTTTCCCCACCATTGTACTATTCCTACGACTCCTAAAAGATTCTTTTTCATAATTCGAGCCATACCGGTGTTTATCAAAGCTTCCTGAAGTAAATTTATCTCTAGACAATGGACTCCGTGAGGCTCCACATTCCATAAAGGAAACATTGGAATCTTCTTTATGGTGATCATGGTGATAATAGTTCTCCTCACCGCGTCCTCGTAGCACCTCTTCTCTTGGATTTGGCTGATAACTATCACTGTAATCCGCTCCCCGCCTAGAACAATTACCTGAACTATACCTAAACATTTCGGGTGGCGGATACGGGATGCCCGATCTGTGATCAATTTCTCGGTGACCCATTCTATGATCAAAATCAATAGGAGAATGCGGTAATGGTGGTCGATTATCCACCGTGACTCTGGATGGATCCGAAACATCAAACCGACTGTCATGGTACGGGTGGTTGAGATCAACAAAATCACGATGAAAGCCTCCGTCGAAAGAGATCCGACCGGAAAGCGGAGGGGAACGCTGAAATTCATGACGGCGGGGCGGAGATCTCAATGAGTCTTCGTTGATTggaagatgggtgtcaacaacAAAATGGGGTTGTGAGGGATTATAAGCAAGGGGAGGTTGGGGTGACGGGGGTGGATGAATGGAATGATGACGGTAGGACGAGGGGGGCGGTGGGGGGAGCGGGAAATCAAGGGGTTGATCGGGATGATTATGAAGAAGGTGGTGGTGATTGGGAGGGAAGGGGAAACTGGGATCTTCGGGGAAAAAAGGGTGAGGAGGAAGAGGGGCGgagggaggaggaggaggaggaggaggaggaggagagaTGTACCTGGATTGATCCCGTTGATGGTAAAGAAATTGAGGTAAATCCATGGCGGAGATCAGATCTGGTTGAGCGGCCACTGTTGATGGTGGTTCTTGGATGTGGGTTTGTATTTTATGGCGCTACACCGGCCATAGTCGCGAGGAGTGTATTTGATGAATTGAGATATAATTTTGGGAGATCATCCATCCCAATCTTGTGGATGAAAAAGTGTAAACTAAAACTACGTTGTTTTGGTGTGTACTCTCACCTTTCACCTTTCACCTTTCACATATGGAACTCCTCCACGTTATCTTTCTTTTACggtattttctttctttcacaTATGGAACAACCACGGTATTTTGTTGTTGACACGTTCCCGTCTCTTTTCCGGAAaacatattttctttcttttacggtattttcaaatcaaatctttcatctatttaatattttactaaTCTTTCAGTTCCAACACTACCGGCTGTTTTCggttataaataataaaaaacaaacaaaaagaagataatagagaagagaggaagtaAGGAAGACTCAATTGTGTAATCTATTACAAATACATCATACATCTCTATTTATAGAATATGTGTATAGGTTACGATAGAATTCAATAACTTGTATGTTCTAACTTGGAATTAAATGGTAGTAATATAACAATTGGTAAtctatgtaggttatggatatctatcGACATTCATGTTatataattttgtattttataatACTCCTCTTAGatattcatattatataaaataaatatctcGTTAAAACCTTGCTAAGAAAAAACTCGATGGAAAAAATCCCAGTGAATGAGAAAGATTACATTGTTTTGTGTAATTTAATAACTACCTCATTAAAATCCTTGTAAGAAAATCCAATGCAAAAAACAATAGGCTGATGGAAAACAAGACACGCGCAGCAGAAAAATAGGATCTAGATTGCTATAATTGCAGCTAAacaatttagtaattaacatgcataaataccctaattaaatgaaattaaggTTAAAGGATAAACTTACCTTTATTGCTTCCAAATTCCTCGTTATCTCCTCATGACCACCAGTAGTGTTGACCAACTATTCTTCGAACTTAGAACCGGG
It contains:
- the LOC103489707 gene encoding uncharacterized protein LOC103489707 isoform X3, which translates into the protein MDLPQFLYHQRDQSRYISPPPPPPPPPPSAPLPPHPFFPEDPSFPFPPNHHHLLHNHPDQPLDFPLPPPPPSSYRHHSIHPPPSPQPPLAYNPSQPHFVVDTHLPINEDSLRSPPRRHEFQRSPPLSGRISFDGGFHRDFVDLNHPYHDSRFDVSDPSRVTVDNRPPLPHSPIDFDHRMGHREIDHRSGIPYPPPEMFRYSSGNCSRRGADYSDSYQPNPREEVLRGRGEENYYHHDHHKEDSNVSFMECGASRSPLSRDKFTSGSFDKHRYGSNYEKESFRSRRNSTMVGKNQRWVHSKQTFRNMHNSYLDGSNDRGHGDRTDFRILSGKHGHSNAELGKYYYDNKGGMEGYIEYTSTPRKQVQKKSAFLRIQMANPCHNNRESEQLRDSEYFDEKNSFLRGKNQVRSLCYRMDSGKRREGSPMELDVSFKSNSLVAKAIVAPTQSAPISDVDSRHVNEKTDSTNSHLTGQNKDDFGTNYVTKFVTCPPDIKNELKDLDEKATGPLAGNGSNNLTDASSVKGSYSLRKRNLERPSQGKVSDVEGKNVSGKGAMVRTMKKKKVVRKVAKKVVSSQLGLQTRKGAEDPPVKVSSLTNIPPDVTGSGKGLEVSENKISTSGKNSDHGFVLKASPTDMSGSLDKRKADQSVLPVASKECQANTVMGMECVPADKSNKNSLGSPLNSLTKEGRGTSDHLETNASFIAIPPLLNSSKNLQLQNGHNEFDFGISKGIEDSSFESVSGKESKATMVFLGGSQSGSSSPNDPNLLGSLVNENNLTVRIDTPMDFDNGVTQFEENTLLSETFIVDAICKRLYTNKVTGPLETDVVGVPAGKVTITNPLVGVNLKASEMQVDSLSLEADNSDQHTNRNSDDCHQCTNILVDEVFNCERIGITRVQESVGSSSVSLGLSLEEGSLKVKDPILSGEGEKLLSKVRELNFAGPGDINQETNSEDLCVSFNSKGHCPPEQDISGLGSMVMWENPTTFGESGMLDYTSLGKSPKNKLLTGFDVDSRGTDVSLKSRKKRKTCIASPVLPCRSGETNAAITFISSLSDPLNSNGELVEGKEVALSTVDTLFTASTVSTDRLKGMSMVLDDISKKETATEINIERNPLECLLKYEQLEKNSCSIQVSTISKCQSLSPSASLGYEQEVTGATIMATNQSDDMDVVTDRRKELNVHAAERQSIICNKTEQWKSPSEVPSSQTLDRPNPESVKSSSNVCQDNLHRIEISFDEKGFPAANSDREIKGSMFDTRGHLGSSEASNVPEMHKLNCEASFSHTDSKMDCADDEKVKKKSNVENELKASTDTLFSQPLAVHRKLGYTNAVNMSPGNVLPQALEALKNGLQADNNSSNSCKKEQKMSYYKSQAFPAKSFSTYPASKNLTSAAYSKKPRSWHRNVNSPSPALGNKPSLSSIPLQGQLHGGGGMLQSTSYIRKGNSLVRKLSPVAARVLGSHDLSSSSSDQHDYWSSVKSNKVEVANSCFHSKAKGTDANVYNPYPPQLSSESRSPNYSVPMGDCALSPCHETESNPMKSKQVSDLSKSVGDSLKILLAPKSQVVTADKKENLAEMKKTNSVSLVVKKMVYVKRKSNQLVATSNPCDLSTKNRETTCSLGSDGYYKRKKNQLIRAPSECQMKQTLLPTEDISKPGAQSSYGDGDAGNFNKRQQFKALLETHGPSKSSLVWTLCSSVAAGNGAGNLQNHKMAPRLFPWKRTYWKMFKLNASTQRNSSTILRKLLLLRNRNTVYKRSKHGFSLRKSKVLSVGRSSLKWSKSIEKHSKKANEEATRAVADADRKKRERNWDPSVSSDTLGGSQFSYDQASGSTTLQPRKSAKKFYIPARLVIGNDEYVKIGKGNQLVRNPKRRARILASEKIRWSLHTARQRLAKKRMYCQFFTRFGKCNKEGGKCPYIHDTSKIAVCTKFLNGLCSNASCKLTHKVIPERMPDCSYFLQGLCSSKNCAYRHVNVNSKVPTCEAFLRGYCALGNECRKKHSYVCPLLEATGTCPDRSTCKLHHPKQQTKGRKRKRLEGRNNDQGRYFGSTNQDVSRSRLVP